Part of the Gottschalkia purinilytica genome, ACATCTTAAATTTTTAAATCTTATCATATTTATCTTCTCCTTTCTAGAATGGAATATCATCATCATCTACTGGATGAAAACCATTTGTATTAAAATCATTATTTTTCTCTTTATCTCCCCAATCAAGAAACTTAACTCTGTCCGCCACAACTTCTGTAATATATCTCTTTGACCCATCTGTAGCCTCATAGCTTCTTGACTGTATTCTTCCTTGTATAGCTACTAATCTTCCTTTTCCTAAGTAATTAGCACAATGCTCTCCTTGCTTTCCCCATACTACTATGTTTATAAAATCAGCAGTAGGTTGTCCCTTACTTTCCATTTCTTGCTTTTTCTCTCTAGACAATTCTTTGTCAATTGCTATAGAAAAAGTTGATACTGCTGTACCTCCATTAGGCAAATATCTAAGTTCTGGATCACGTGTTAATCTACCTATTAAAGTTACATTATTCATTTCTATCCCTCCCTTTTATATCAATTCCACTTTAGCGATAAACTCTACTAAATCGCATAAATAATTTTCCTGATTATCCGAAGTAAATATTATTTCACCTTTGTCATTTAGTTTTATATATCCTTCATAAACCCTATTATTCCAAAACGTTATTCTTATTTTAGTTGAATCCTTCAATTTCTTTATTGTATCTTCTAGTTTTAGTGAATGTATTTCTATATTATTTAGTAGACATTCTTTACAATCATTACACATTTTCAATAACCTCCATCACACCTTTTAAAACTTTCACAAATTCTCTATTTATTCTCCATTTGCATTTCCACCAGCTCCATAATGCAATAATTAGCAATATCTTTTAATGTGTCCTCTCTACTCTCATCAACCTTTGTTGTCATGTTCTTATCTATAGTCTTTAAACGCTCTATTTTCTCCATTAGATGTATCAAAACCACATTAGGGTATTCTTCTCTAACTTTAGTAAAGCTGTCCCCATAATCAGCATTCTTTGCCCTGTACATATGATTCAAACTTTTACATATTCCCTCATGTAATCTTATTTTGTCGTTGTCTACATAAGTATAGTTATTATCTACATACACGTTATCAGCTTCCTCTGAGTCTTCTACAAACTCGATCATATTATCCCTCCTTAAAACGCTTTATTATGTTTATATGGCCTGTTCTTGTTCTTCTGCATTTTCCTTATCCTCATTGTGGTCCCTAAGTAATTTTGTAAACGCTCTATACATCTATTTATTTGTTCCTTTTGATAATCAATTATTTCTTGTGCATCTTCAAAATCTATTGTTTCTTCATGTGCTAGAGAAGAAGCAACCTCTATATGATTAGCGTTCTCTAAGATAGCTTTAGCAAAATCTGTTATATACCTAACTTCCGTTTTATTTGGAGATAACTTGTTGTCTAT contains:
- a CDS encoding single-stranded DNA-binding protein, with amino-acid sequence MNNVTLIGRLTRDPELRYLPNGGTAVSTFSIAIDKELSREKKQEMESKGQPTADFINIVVWGKQGEHCANYLGKGRLVAIQGRIQSRSYEATDGSKRYITEVVADRVKFLDWGDKEKNNDFNTNGFHPVDDDDIPF
- a CDS encoding DUF1599 domain-containing protein, translated to MIEFVEDSEEADNVYVDNNYTYVDNDKIRLHEGICKSLNHMYRAKNADYGDSFTKVREEYPNVVLIHLMEKIERLKTIDKNMTTKVDESREDTLKDIANYCIMELVEMQMENK